TTTTATTCCGACTGTTTTGGGAAATAGGcaggatttttcattttctgttcTGTTTGAAGCAAAGAAAACTGATGGACTTTGAGCTGAAATTATGTTGTGGAAATGAGTATCTAAAATGGTGATAATAGCAGCCTGATTGCTGTACCTAGTaaaaatatgatattgacatcacACTTACAGGTTTTCTAGCACATAGAAaggttgttttgttttttactttgtCATTGCCATGCCACATGATTTACATAGTTCATATACCATTTTTCTTAGAACTCCATGGGTCAAATGATTGATCAAATCTTCTGAAACCActgtaaatttattattatcaaCTTTTCCTGGGGAATTTTCTTCTCAGGACAGATAAATGGGCAGAGACCGAGTTGGGGACCAAATGGGGAGACAAGTGGGAAGAGAAATTTTTTGCTGGCATAGGTTCGCGTCAAGGGGAGACGTGGCATGTATCCCCAGCAGGTGAACGTATGTCTAATTCTTTCTTCCTAAACTTTCccttttctagaaataattattgaaacATCTTTGCTCAGAAATTTGAGTTAATGTTTCATGTCTATAACTCACATCCTGTGGTGGTATTGCAGTTAACTTCTGTTTTCTGCTATATGAGATTACTAATCTGCAGCAGCTGTTGGGTGAAATGGAGGGTCTGTTTGCACAGAAATAGAATATAAACTGGATGATCATTTTACATTTACTGAATGATGTACTTTTTCTGAAAACTGAAGCTAACCAGCAGCACTTTTAGTTCTACATAATTCTTGATCTCAACCCTAGAGAAATTCTTTGATTTAGCCACAGGTTTCATGTGTGAAGGGCCTGCGGCCACATCAACTTTTACGGTTTCTGCCTTTGGTGGACATACTTGAGAGGGTAAAGCATGCAACTGTAACCAAGATGTCCTTGTTGCACAAAAGGTTCAATGACTTTTATAGTTTTCTGGACAGCACTATCAGAAAGAATATACGGACACTGAAACTTGTATACTCAACTTCCCGACAGGATATAGCTTATTTTAAACAGGGCTGGTTTTTCACAAGTGAAAAAATGGAACAAGCGACCAAAGTGAATATTCCCATCTTCCACTATTCTGAACAATATTCTGCTCTAGTCTTAGAGGCTCTTTTGGTTACACCCCGGAAATATATCTCAAGAGTTAATCTTCTTGAATACTTCGTGTGAAGCACTAGCATGATGATAGTACTATTGTCAGTGATGGGAAGTTCACTAGTTTGTGCATCTAATAGATTATCAAATGCCTAGTGACGCTTCTTGTCTGAAGTAGGATACTCAGATTCATTATTAGTCCAAATGCAGAAGGTCTAATTTGTGTGAAGGTTTCTCTTCTTTCGTACAGGATGGTCAAGGACATGGGGGGAGGAACACTTTGGAAATGGGTAAGGAACTTTTGGTACTTATCTCCTAAAAATTGTAATCTTAAAATGATTGATTTCAATTCCTGAGAGATCACAGTTCCAgcaatttctttgcttttcctagTGTATTCCAGCTGTATAACTTACATTTGCCTTCCGTTTCTATATCAGTAAGGTGCACAAGTATGGGAAGAGCACGACCGGTGAAAGCTGGGATATTGTTGTCGACGAGGAAACTTATTATGAGTATGGACTTGCTCTCTTAGTATGATTATTTAATTGAGGATAACCAAACAATTTAATTCTGGAGATTAGATGAGGTTAGCATTCTGACTTGGTTGCCAAATTGTCTGCAAATATGTGGAAGGGCTGAACCGCACTACGGGTGGGCAGATGTTGTCGGCGATTCAACTCAGTTGCTCTCAATCAAACCCCGTGATAGACCACCTGGTGTCTTCCCAAGTCTTGATTTTGGTTCGGCTGCTTCACCCCCTCCTGATGATTCTCAGGATCCACCAGCAGCCCCCTTGtgatgataaaggaaaatataagtCTTCAgcattcttctttttgttgttcaAGTCCAATTGTATTCGTCTGAACTCCTCATGTAGCAGTAGTTATGTGAATTATTGTTTGATTAATTCATTCTTTCCATAGTCGATTCCACTTGAACCCCCAGCTTAAATCAGCTTCTTTGTGATTGTTTCCCCGGACCTCAGCTTACCTATTTAAACTAGCCGATCTATCCGACAGCATTTGGCTTTTGGATACTAATTGAATATTTCGTGTTTAACTTTGGTGAAATATGCTGTAGACTTGTCTTACACTTCTTATAAAATTGTCTTTTGAGCGCATGAAAATTGTCTAGATCAACTCGGCCATTGCGTGAGTCGCATGATACAAATCTTGCAAATTTTTAACTATATTTCACCATTGCACAAAATTAAAGTCATTCCCTTTTCACAAACTTGTCCTCACTGGACACAACTATATTCTCCAATAATTTCGAAGAATCAAAACAGAAATGACTTGTAAatgttctcatttttttcaatttatccaTGAAACATCACCACCCCTCCTTTCCAATACTTCTAAATAAATGGGTCTTGTGCTGTAACTAGGTTCAAATTTATCCATGTTCATGCTCAAAAAGTGTCCCATATGTGGTAAAAGGATTTTCTTTGTCGCAAGTGTGCATAAATGTGATAAGTATGATAGAAGACTAATCACATAATAAATGCATGTTGGGTTATGCTAAAAAACTCATTTTAATGATGTCTCAAATACGATAAAAGGATTTTATATGTGATAAATGTGCATAAACATGTTATAATCAAAAGCACTTTGGCACGTGGAGAATTGAATCATGGTCTTCGAGGTGATATATTTCTAGTAAAATACTACGAcgttaatattttatttagagACTTTATGACCAAACAagaatttattataaaaacttgatttttggGTCTCGATTCCGAAATTTTGGGGACTGAGACTGACCCACGTGGCAATCAGTAATCAGACGACGGTGAACAGGTTCCAGCGGAGGCCCCAACGACATCAGCTCCGTCCTGCAAATGATCACAGCCGTCCGAACGGGCACGGTCGCGCCAACGAACGGCGCGCCGAACTCCATCGGTTTGATCTCCTGCGCACCAGCCTACGTTTCCCAGCGAGCGCAACCGCAATAAAGACCCGCCCCCTCCCCGCCCCCACCAAAACCCACCGCAAGCCTCCGTGCGCTTTCGTCGATGGCGACCTCGCAGCTGATCTTTTAGCTCACTTCTttgggtttctttctttctcttcttgagGGGGATAGTGGTGGAGCgaaaaaatgaattctttgACGGCAAAACCCTCCTTCGTACTTTTCTCTTACGCACCGTCCTCTTCatcttcgtcgtcgtcgtcgtcgtcttcctcctcttcttcttccacttcttttgCATACGAGCCTCGTTTCGTCGCTCCGATTAGCGTCGCTACTTGGAAGGAGCGAAATGGCTGCCGCGGCGGTGCCAACCGAAGGAGGCCTTCCTCGAGAATTGCCGCGTACGATTCTTCCAAGAGCGATGGCTCTAATGCCGCCAACGGCGACTCTAAAGCGCCTAACGGCACTCTGGTACgcctccctccccctcctctctcttcctctccttatGTCCGACTACTTGGGTGACTTTTCTGTTCTTGGATATGTCTTCTACATGTGCTCGGAACGTTTAGTTTCTTGATTAGCTACCGAATTGCGAGTGTGCTGGTTAGCGTCTGCTGTTGTTATTCGAATGATTGTTCATCTGCTTGCGGTAATTGGTGGAGGATTACGGATTTGCTTATCGAGATAGGTACATTCGGATGCTGGATTCGATTCCTATCTATAATTACAAACACGCCCGTCACCGTGAAATTACTGTCTTTTTCATCTGACTTTTTCATCAAGCCGAATGGTTATACAAAGGCACTCGGCCGGTGGCGTGGCACCAGTTTGGACTTTGGAGGGGAATGGAATGGGACATGTTCAGGGTTTGATTCCTGGCAAGTTTGACATATAAGGAAGAGCAAGTTTGTCGAGGAGGGGATGTTGGAGTCTGTGGTTCTCGAATAATCGTGAACTTAAACCCACTTAGGAGGTAGCAGGTTGGTTTGAACTCAATTTGAGAACATTGCGGAAATTTGATGAATATACGGGTTGGGACTATAGCAACATTGCAAACAACGGTTGCTTCATTGTATATGTCCAGCATCCGTCCCACATACAACTGTATCGAAagtgaaaaatttcaaagatttcaagCTGATTAGTGGTTGTCGGGGGTATCTCTACTTTGATTTCATAGCTTAGTCTCAACAATAATCCCTTTTGCGGTTATGCATGCCCTACTCTTCTATAGTCACGTTTAATGGGTTTGCTGTAGCTTTCGcatcacaaaatttatttttaccaTACGATGTCTATATAGTTAGGAAGAGTTATCTAACCCCGTGAAGGTATAGTCATATGATGTCTGACACATCTTCTTCATGTGAAGTCAAAAAGCAGGAAAGATCTTCTTCTGGAGTATGTCAAGAATGTGCAACCAGAATTCATGGAGCTGTTTGTCAAAAAGGCTCCGCAGCAGGTTTGAATATTCTCCTGTATTTTGATTGTATTTGTTCGTcttaaaacagaaaaaagctGAAAGAATAGGCTAGCGGTTTTATTGCTCTATTTGTATGGTTCTATTTTTAGGTAGTTGATGCTATGAGACAAACCGTCACAAATATGATTGGCACACTACCTCCCCAATTTTTCACTGTGACAGTGACTACTGTGAGTGATTCTGGAACTTTACAGGATATAATTATTGATAAACATCCCCCCAggcattttcttatttttggttttctctCTCAGGTTGCTGAAAATCTTGCGCAGCTCATGTACAGCGTTCTGATGACTGGATATATGTTTAGGAACGCACAGTACCGCCTAGAACTACAACAGAGCTTGGATCAGGTTGTTCTCCATGAAAAGCCGGATAAAAAGGTTATATTTCTCTTATATTTTGACTGGGCTGAAGATCATATCAATTtgccagacatcattgatgttttTGATGATTCTGATGGAATAGTGCTCCTGCTATTTGAGCCTAAAAGCAGCAATAATAGTTTCGAGTGTATAGGACAATCACATGAGCTTAGTTTCAGGAACATATGCAAGGAGTCCCAAGTGCGTGCTTGTGGTTTACTTTACTTAAGCAGTAGCCCAAGAGAGTTTGCTCTGTCGTGTTTAGCACAGTTATAAGACAGATACATGCTGAGGCAGATCTCTGCTTTTACAGTGGTAATGCTATTATATAGTTCCAAAACTGTCCTGGTGTATTTGTAGGTCAATATGTAGTCCTTGAGTCTAGTTGTGTTTGTATTCTAATTCTTGCTCTGTGGGTAAAATTTGTATGAACACTAATCCAAATATTCTAACTCTCTGTGCATGATATCATTGCTTTCTTTCTGGAATAGTTATTAAGGGTGAGTTTGACCTCATTGCTGTTAAATGAAGGTGTATTTTAAAGATCTCAGCTTGACACAGTGACTGACCATGTTGGAATCTCATATTTAGCCATAGATTTGAACATTACGTGGATATACCTTTGCTCCCGATAAGTGATTACAGTTACATAGCATCTACTTTAAGGCATGCTCGAATATCAACAAAATCCTACTGTGGCTGATCATGTTGGAATCCCATACTTAGCCATAGATTTGACTTTTAGTATAATGTGGATATACCAGTGTTCCTGATTTTTCTAAGTGATTATATGTATGTACCATGGGTACTCTTATAGATAGCATCTGCTAGGGCGTGCTTGAATATCAGCAAAATCATATTGGGAGAGGTCCAATGGAGCCTGAAAGAAATATGTGAACTAGTGCTATTTGCGGTCTCATTCTCATTTTTACATTAGCTGCTAGATCTCATAACATTGGAAATTTGACATAGTTTGGGGATTGGTTAGTATTGCCAGTTCCTTTTCTTTGCTAAATGAGTTAATCGCATTGCAGGATGCTCCAGATTATGCACCGGGTACACAAAAAAAGGTGTCAGGTGAAGTGATCAGGTGGAATGATGTGTCTGGCCCCGAAAAAATTGATGCTGTGAAATACATCGAGTTACTTGAAGCAGAAATTGAGGAATTGAATCAACAAATAGGTAGAACAACCATTGGACAAAATGAATTGTTGGAATATCTCAAAACTCTCGAACCACAGAATCTGAAGGTGAGGATGTCCCGtcacttttcttcattttctctggGGTGCCTGATTTGCTATTTTGATTTACGGTTTTCAGATAAATGCAGTGCTTCACATATTTCCTTGATTTTTATGAGCTTTTGTGAATGATTACATGTTATGGTTATATCATGCCACTGCTTCCTAGATAGGCTTATCTTTGCTGTTCCAGTGCCTGAAATTCTCCCCTgttattcataaattttcagGAGTTGACCAGTAGTGCGGGTGAGGATGCTATCCTTGCCATGAACACCTTTATAAAGCGCCTTCTTGCTGTCTCTGATCCTGGTCAAATGAAGGTTAGTTTAATAATAAGCTTTGCTTTTCCCCCATTTTAGTATATCTTGTAATGCAGGCTGTGAAACAACTGAggatcttcctttttcttgcaaTGATATAGCATTGCATCATTCAGTCTGGTTTTCTCAATGAGTACCGTGTTACCAACCATGATATACAGCGAATTATGTCTGCAAAGAGAGTAATTTGACTAGACACAATCTTCAGTTGTTAATGtgctaaaaacattttcaatagAGTTTATTCATCTTGATCACTAAGAAGAACCAATAAGACAGATTCCCTTGTCTTGATGATGAATTATGACTCTAGTTACGATCCATGCTTACAGACAACAGTGTCGGAGACTAGTGCACCCGAACTTGCCAAGCTTCTATACTGGCTAATGGTTGTGGGCTATGGTATACGGAATATCGAGGTTCGTTTTGATATGGAAAGAGTATTAGGAACTTCTCCCAAGCTCGCAGAGTTGCCTCCTGGCGAGAACATCTAAAGCTCATCCAAACCACAAATTGTAAGGTTTCCAAGGAGCTGGAAGTCATAGTATTTTCCCAGGCTGTCATCTGAAGTTTTTGCTTTCTGGGCAGAGAGCTTTCTGTGCACCTAGAAACAGTCTCGAGCTTAAAGATAACTTATGTCAATGCATCTAACTGCTAAGCAGTGCAACAGGCGCATTTGCAAGGCTATATTGGCATGTTCAATGAGATTATGAAAATAATGGAATTCATGATTTTATATTGACTTTTCTTTATCAAATGAAACATCCTCTGTTGCGTTATCCGATTACCTGAACCCTGTATATGATTTCTGGAAAGCTCCATCCTTAGTTAATGAACATCCAGAAGTTCTCCCGCTATTTCGGAGCTTTTGAAGGATGTCATCATCTAATTCGTGGTAAGGGCTcctcaatatataaaaagacAGAATCCCAGGTTATTTGGCGCTTCCCGTTGGTGAGCTCAACTGTTTGTTCTGAAAAATGAACC
The window above is part of the Eucalyptus grandis isolate ANBG69807.140 chromosome 6, ASM1654582v1, whole genome shotgun sequence genome. Proteins encoded here:
- the LOC104450314 gene encoding uncharacterized protein LOC104450314, with the translated sequence MNSLTAKPSFVLFSYAPSSSSSSSSSSSSSSSSSTSFAYEPRFVAPISVATWKERNGCRGGANRRRPSSRIAAYDSSKSDGSNAANGDSKAPNGTLSKSRKDLLLEYVKNVQPEFMELFVKKAPQQVVDAMRQTVTNMIGTLPPQFFTVTVTTVAENLAQLMYSVLMTGYMFRNAQYRLELQQSLDQVVLHEKPDKKDAPDYAPGTQKKVSGEVIRWNDVSGPEKIDAVKYIELLEAEIEELNQQIGRTTIGQNELLEYLKTLEPQNLKELTSSAGEDAILAMNTFIKRLLAVSDPGQMKTTVSETSAPELAKLLYWLMVVGYGIRNIEVRFDMERVLGTSPKLAELPPGENI